Proteins from a genomic interval of Paenibacillus lentus:
- a CDS encoding GbsR/MarR family transcriptional regulator, giving the protein MGLDQLTPEQQADVMRVRKRVIEAIGRNMDLYGISLSTGHLYGLLFFANKPMTLDEMGLEMKMSKTSMSTGVRTLLDLKMVNKVWEKGSRKDLYEVEYDWYQTFTDYFAIKWRKAVESNILILRRSIEEMNKWLATETEGAITAVLQEDCRKMGEAVKYYKWLDRLIDAMESGEIYQLVPKE; this is encoded by the coding sequence ATGGGCTTGGACCAGCTAACACCAGAGCAGCAGGCAGATGTGATGAGAGTACGCAAGCGCGTCATTGAAGCCATTGGTAGGAATATGGATCTATATGGAATTTCTTTATCAACAGGTCATCTTTACGGTCTGCTTTTTTTTGCGAATAAACCGATGACTTTGGATGAAATGGGTCTGGAGATGAAAATGAGTAAGACAAGCATGAGTACGGGCGTACGAACTTTGCTTGATCTTAAAATGGTTAACAAAGTGTGGGAGAAGGGCTCCCGTAAAGATTTATATGAGGTAGAGTATGACTGGTACCAGACGTTTACGGATTATTTCGCAATCAAGTGGAGAAAAGCGGTAGAGTCCAACATTCTCATTCTTCGCAGGTCGATTGAAGAGATGAATAAGTGGCTTGCTACGGAAACAGAAGGAGCTATAACGGCTGTTTTGCAGGAAGATTGTCGGAAAATGGGCGAGGCCGTGAAATACTATAAATGGCTTGACCGTTTAATTGATGCGATGGAAAGCGGCGAAATATACCAGCTTGTTCCGAAAGAGTAG